A genomic segment from Desulfonatronum lacustre DSM 10312 encodes:
- the typA gene encoding translational GTPase TypA, protein MTQNTINPALRNIAIIAHVDHGKTTLVDALFRQSGLFRDNQEVAERIMDSMDLERERGITIAAKNCAVTWKGVKINIIDTPGHADFGGEVERSLSMADGAVLLVDASEGPLPQTRFVLKKTLEARLKVIVVINKIDRQDARVSEVLDEVYDLFIDLDASEEQLDFPVLYAIARDGVAKRSLDEPGENLHPLFDAILQTIPGPTYDSDMPFQMLVADLGYSDYLGRLAIGRVVNGRARQNEQLVCINASAELLPLRVTKLQTYAGLSLKEVGEVEPGDIAVLAGIENVHIGDTICTKAEPSALKRIAVDEPTVAMKFTINTSPLAGREGKFVQSRKIWERLVKESLSNVAIRVEETEDRDSFVVKGRGEFQMAILIETMRREGYELSVGRPEVIYKDVDGKRHEPMEHLFVDCEEIFLGVVTEKLSIRKGRMSNLVNKGTGRVRVEFSIPSRGLIGYRDEFLTDTKGTGVMNSYFSGYEEYRGDFPTRFMGSIVADRSGTAVPYALFNLEPRGRLFVSPGEPVYEGMIVGEHNRESDLNVNACKEKKLTNMRASGKDEAVILTPVPPLTLEWALHFIREDELLEVTPHSIRLRKTILSASKRHVLGGK, encoded by the coding sequence ATGACACAAAATACCATCAATCCGGCCCTTAGGAACATTGCGATCATCGCCCACGTCGACCACGGCAAGACCACCCTGGTGGACGCCCTGTTCAGACAAAGCGGCCTGTTTCGGGACAATCAGGAAGTGGCCGAGCGGATCATGGACTCCATGGATCTGGAGCGGGAGCGCGGGATCACCATCGCGGCCAAGAACTGCGCCGTGACCTGGAAAGGCGTGAAGATCAACATTATCGACACCCCGGGGCACGCGGACTTCGGCGGGGAGGTGGAACGCTCCCTGTCCATGGCCGACGGCGCGGTGCTCCTGGTGGACGCATCGGAAGGCCCTCTGCCCCAGACCCGGTTCGTGCTCAAGAAGACCCTGGAAGCCAGGCTGAAGGTCATCGTGGTCATCAACAAGATCGATCGTCAGGACGCTCGGGTGTCCGAGGTGCTGGACGAGGTCTACGATCTGTTCATCGACCTGGACGCTTCCGAGGAGCAACTCGATTTTCCGGTCTTGTACGCCATTGCCCGGGACGGGGTGGCCAAACGCTCCCTGGACGAGCCCGGGGAAAATCTGCACCCGCTGTTTGACGCGATTCTGCAAACCATACCCGGACCGACCTATGATTCGGATATGCCGTTTCAGATGCTGGTGGCGGACCTGGGCTATTCGGACTATTTGGGCCGCCTGGCCATCGGGCGGGTGGTCAATGGCCGGGCCAGGCAGAACGAGCAGCTGGTCTGCATCAACGCTTCGGCGGAGCTTCTTCCGCTGCGGGTCACCAAATTGCAGACCTACGCGGGTCTGTCACTGAAAGAGGTGGGCGAGGTGGAACCCGGAGACATCGCGGTGCTGGCCGGGATCGAAAACGTGCATATCGGGGACACCATCTGTACCAAGGCCGAACCCTCGGCCTTGAAGCGGATCGCCGTGGACGAGCCCACCGTGGCCATGAAGTTCACCATCAATACCTCGCCGCTGGCCGGACGGGAGGGCAAGTTCGTCCAGTCCCGGAAAATATGGGAGCGGCTGGTCAAGGAATCCCTGAGCAACGTGGCCATCCGCGTGGAAGAGACCGAAGACCGGGACAGCTTTGTGGTCAAAGGCCGGGGCGAGTTTCAGATGGCCATTTTGATCGAGACCATGCGTCGGGAAGGGTACGAACTGAGCGTTGGCCGACCCGAGGTGATCTACAAGGATGTGGACGGGAAGCGGCACGAACCCATGGAGCACCTGTTCGTGGACTGCGAGGAGATTTTTCTTGGGGTGGTCACGGAAAAGCTGTCCATCCGCAAGGGACGGATGTCCAATCTGGTGAACAAGGGCACCGGCCGGGTGCGGGTGGAATTCTCCATTCCTTCTAGGGGTCTGATCGGTTACCGGGACGAGTTTCTGACCGACACCAAGGGGACCGGGGTGATGAACTCCTACTTTTCCGGGTATGAGGAATACCGGGGAGACTTCCCGACCCGGTTCATGGGCTCCATCGTGGCGGACCGGTCCGGGACCGCCGTACCCTACGCCCTGTTCAACCTGGAGCCCCGGGGCAGGCTGTTCGTTTCACCGGGCGAGCCGGTCTACGAAGGCATGATCGTCGGCGAGCACAACCGGGAGAGCGACCTGAACGTCAATGCCTGCAAGGAAAAGAAACTGACCAACATGCGCGCTTCGGGCAAGGACGAGGCGGTCATCCTGACGCCGGTGCCGCCGTTGACCCTGGAGTGGGCTCTGCATTTCATCCGGGAGGACGAACTGCTGGAGGTCACGCCGCATTCCATCCGGCTGCGCAAGACGATTCTTTCTGCCTCCAAACGGCATGTTCTGGGGGGGAAATAG